From a region of the Nonlabens dokdonensis DSW-6 genome:
- a CDS encoding permease — MNTFLKSWGEAAYTSLGFFWMALWAFILGYILSSMIQVFVTQSRMQKIMGGSEFKGVLLGTFFGFISSSCSFSALASTKSILKKGASFISSIAFLLASTNLVIELGIIISIFLGWQFVVGEYVGGVLLILISWALVRFINPKKLIKKARKNLDDDSSDHNKNGSESWKEKILNEDSWARVSKKYKMEWQMVWKDVTVGFTIAGIVASFVPDSFFETLFINSGSGNTDFSFWEILQHVIIGPIAAFLTFIGSMGNIPLAALLFGKGVSFAGVMAFIFSDLVVFPVLRINAKYYGWKMSLFILFLLFTALIGTSLLLHYGFNLLEIIPDPSQVIVKNKEYFKLDYTFYLNMAFILFSLYLIYIGFFKKKNIENSMSEMAPKSKLLESIMKYTAFACFFWLSGGLIINYFII, encoded by the coding sequence ATGAACACTTTTTTAAAAAGTTGGGGTGAAGCTGCATATACGTCATTAGGGTTTTTCTGGATGGCGTTATGGGCTTTTATCCTAGGGTATATTTTGAGTAGTATGATTCAAGTTTTTGTAACTCAGAGTAGGATGCAAAAAATTATGGGTGGATCTGAATTTAAAGGAGTCCTACTTGGAACATTTTTTGGGTTTATAAGTAGTTCATGTAGTTTTTCTGCACTAGCTTCTACCAAATCTATTTTAAAAAAAGGTGCCAGTTTCATAAGTTCTATAGCTTTTTTACTAGCCTCCACCAACCTTGTAATTGAATTAGGAATAATTATTTCAATTTTCTTAGGCTGGCAGTTTGTGGTGGGTGAATATGTAGGTGGTGTTCTATTGATACTCATTAGTTGGGCGCTAGTTCGATTCATAAATCCAAAAAAATTAATCAAAAAGGCTCGAAAAAATTTAGATGACGATAGCAGTGATCACAATAAGAACGGTTCTGAAAGTTGGAAAGAAAAGATCCTAAATGAAGATAGTTGGGCTCGAGTGTCAAAAAAATACAAGATGGAATGGCAAATGGTGTGGAAAGATGTCACCGTAGGCTTTACTATTGCAGGAATTGTTGCGTCATTTGTGCCTGATTCATTTTTTGAAACACTTTTTATAAATAGCGGTTCAGGCAATACAGATTTCAGTTTTTGGGAAATTCTACAACACGTTATTATAGGACCCATAGCTGCATTTCTTACATTTATAGGCTCCATGGGTAATATACCATTAGCAGCATTACTTTTTGGAAAAGGAGTTAGTTTTGCTGGCGTCATGGCCTTTATATTTAGCGATCTTGTAGTTTTTCCAGTATTGAGAATTAATGCAAAATACTATGGGTGGAAGATGTCATTATTCATTCTCTTTTTATTATTTACCGCTTTAATAGGGACATCACTACTCTTACACTATGGATTTAATTTATTAGAAATAATACCAGATCCATCTCAAGTCATAGTAAAGAATAAAGAATACTTTAAATTGGATTACACCTTTTATTTAAATATGGCCTTTATTTTATTCTCATTGTATCTAATTTATATAGGTTTCTTTAAAAAGAAAAATATTGAAAATTCAATGAGTGAAATGGCTCCGAAAAGCAAGCTCCTAGAATCGATTATGAAATACACTGCATTTGCATGCTTCTTCTGGTTATCTGGAGGTTTAATTATAAATTACTTTATAATATGA
- a CDS encoding acetolactate decarboxylase: MKKKLLLYIIPLSVLFSCQNNQVKQHEVSHSGALMNLMSGNLEATASLDSLQTLPHLYALGALENLKGEIQIFDGASFVSKKEVFNKVKIAPTYDHNASLLVYAQVPEWSDAISLNEFTTNSQLEKQIKTAAIAQGKDVEKPFPFLIKGKPSLLKWHVIDWKDGDMVHNHKKHQESGPHGTFENEEVEIIGFYSEKHKAVFTHHTTFLHMHFKTDFKDGIAGHVDAIFGENVFGNQLELYLPKN; this comes from the coding sequence ATGAAAAAGAAATTATTGCTTTATATAATACCATTGAGTGTGCTCTTCTCTTGCCAAAATAATCAAGTAAAACAGCATGAAGTATCCCATAGCGGTGCTTTAATGAATCTTATGTCAGGAAATCTAGAGGCGACAGCGTCTCTAGATTCTTTACAGACATTACCTCATCTTTATGCATTAGGAGCATTAGAAAATCTTAAAGGTGAAATTCAAATCTTTGACGGCGCATCATTTGTGAGTAAAAAAGAAGTGTTTAATAAAGTCAAAATAGCGCCTACGTATGATCATAACGCTTCTTTACTGGTTTATGCTCAGGTTCCTGAATGGAGTGATGCGATATCATTAAATGAATTTACCACAAATTCACAACTAGAGAAGCAAATCAAAACGGCAGCTATCGCGCAAGGTAAGGACGTAGAAAAACCTTTTCCATTTTTAATTAAAGGAAAACCTTCTTTGTTAAAATGGCATGTGATCGATTGGAAAGATGGCGACATGGTGCATAATCATAAAAAACACCAAGAATCTGGACCACATGGTACTTTTGAGAATGAAGAAGTAGAAATTATAGGCTTTTATTCAGAGAAGCATAAAGCTGTTTTTACACATCATACTACCTTTCTACATATGCATTTTAAAACCGATTTTAAAGATGGAATCGCTGGACATGTAGATGCTATTTTTGGTGAGAATGTATTTGGGAATCAACTAGAACTTTATTTACCTAAAAATTAA
- a CDS encoding M23 family metallopeptidase, translating into MIRHLFCFLAFFLLISRFGESQTIKNLPQDYFVNPLDIDLKLSGTFGELRSNHFHSGLDIKTNQRTGAKVYASASGYVSRIKIERYGYGKALYITHPNGYTTVYAHLKKFSPRIEAYLKKKQYAKESYSIQLYPTDLELRVDQGEVVAYSGNSGGSGGPHLHFEIRDSAARPLNPMMMGIEIPDTKRPLVKQIKAFPLSKTSTINGKHEAQLLRLIPLKGGKFKVEEFSAYGDIGIGVNTSDQQNGANNQNGTFHIASFFNGTKNFEMTFDRYAFSESRHINQLIDYEHFKKTKSRISRLYIPNNSPLSLYEDHVNNGVLQIVDPGTTHLYRIEIADYKENKVQINMSIKNDAAPDSIVLNQGDQLTFVDHNMTYRNSSGPYTLMIPKGALYESVFLDLQQSSDTIKVHSDIVPLHKNMIITYDASAKKDDNLKQYYIGRVTDWGAVYHVNTRRKGNILSASTRTLGTYAISKDDVDPTIKPINFKNKQWISKNKTLKLKIADADTGVDAYRATVNGKFILMEYDYKTGILTHDFDDGVVTDTENELKVIVTDNVGNSTTFEATFFRKS; encoded by the coding sequence ATGATAAGACACTTATTTTGTTTTCTGGCGTTTTTTTTATTGATTTCTCGCTTTGGCGAAAGCCAAACTATTAAAAATCTTCCTCAAGATTACTTTGTTAATCCGCTTGATATAGATTTGAAATTGAGTGGTACTTTTGGAGAATTAAGGTCTAATCATTTTCACAGTGGTCTAGATATTAAAACAAATCAGCGCACAGGTGCAAAAGTTTATGCCAGTGCTTCTGGTTATGTGAGCCGTATAAAAATTGAAAGATATGGGTACGGGAAAGCGCTTTACATTACGCATCCTAACGGCTACACGACTGTTTATGCCCATTTAAAAAAGTTCTCCCCTCGCATAGAGGCTTATTTAAAGAAAAAACAATACGCAAAAGAAAGTTACTCCATCCAGCTCTACCCTACAGATCTAGAATTAAGAGTCGATCAAGGTGAGGTGGTTGCTTATAGTGGTAATTCTGGTGGTAGCGGTGGACCGCATTTACATTTTGAAATAAGAGATAGTGCTGCAAGACCTTTAAACCCTATGATGATGGGAATTGAAATCCCAGATACTAAGAGACCTCTGGTAAAACAAATTAAAGCATTTCCACTAAGCAAAACTTCCACGATAAACGGTAAACATGAAGCCCAGTTACTACGTCTTATCCCTTTAAAAGGTGGGAAATTCAAAGTAGAAGAATTTAGTGCTTATGGTGACATAGGAATAGGCGTGAATACAAGTGATCAACAAAACGGTGCCAATAATCAAAATGGAACTTTTCATATTGCTAGCTTTTTTAACGGGACTAAAAACTTTGAAATGACCTTTGATCGATACGCTTTCAGTGAATCCAGACATATCAATCAATTGATCGATTATGAACATTTCAAGAAAACTAAAAGTCGTATTTCTAGACTTTATATCCCTAATAATAGCCCGCTTAGTCTTTATGAAGACCATGTGAATAATGGAGTATTACAGATAGTTGATCCTGGTACAACACATTTATATCGTATTGAAATAGCTGACTATAAAGAAAATAAAGTGCAAATTAATATGAGTATTAAGAACGATGCTGCACCAGACTCAATAGTTCTTAATCAAGGCGACCAGCTTACCTTTGTAGACCATAACATGACTTATAGAAATAGTAGTGGTCCTTACACTTTAATGATTCCTAAAGGAGCTTTGTATGAAAGTGTCTTTTTGGATTTGCAGCAAAGCTCAGATACTATAAAAGTTCATAGTGATATTGTTCCTTTACATAAGAATATGATCATAACTTACGACGCCAGTGCAAAAAAGGACGACAATTTAAAACAATACTACATAGGTCGCGTGACAGATTGGGGCGCGGTTTATCATGTCAATACGAGAAGAAAAGGAAACATTCTCAGCGCGAGCACTCGTACATTAGGCACTTATGCCATCAGTAAAGACGATGTTGATCCTACGATAAAACCTATTAATTTCAAGAACAAACAGTGGATTTCTAAAAATAAAACACTAAAACTCAAAATAGCAGATGCTGATACTGGAGTTGATGCATATCGAGCAACAGTGAACGGTAAATTCATTTTAATGGAATACGATTATAAAACTGGAATACTTACACACGATTTTGACGATGGAGTCGTTACTGATACAGAAAATGAGCTCAAAGTAATCGTTACCGATAACGTAGGAAATAGTACTACATTTGAAGCTACATTTTTTCGTAAAAGCTAA
- a CDS encoding TonB-dependent receptor yields the protein MKNFLLFIALLITGFLHAQNAVIQGIILNENNQPIPNASIKVAGTTIGTATDDTGFYRLVVPANQKITIVFSSISYKTARQNFELDGRAIFEFNPVLSTVIEQIVEVYISNTKTREFAGIINISPTVIKTIPGAQPGVENLLKSLPGVSSNNELSTQYTVRGGNFDENLVYINEIEVYRPFLIRSGQQEGLSIVNSDLVRSVDFSAGGFQSKYGDKLSSVLDINYRRPTEFGAGVDASFLGVNAFVEGTAFAKAATGILGVRYRNNSLFVNSRETEAITRPVFVDAQTYLTYEVSPKFELSFLGNIAINSYEFEPLTSQTNFGTVDDAQALIINYDGGEDDQYETYFGAVKASYDVNEALNLRFISSVYHTKEQEHFDILGRYRIGRPNTNIGGDDLGEVDFTRGIGSELDHGRNDLDALIVSLEHKGTLELNLDKKENDQLDWGIKFNSEDIRDRLREYTVIDSAGFNVRPPSVPANDQPYFSYVAPLESFESARADNDVQVTRLQAFAQYSSRGYLGDHEVYWNAGVRSHTWNVDGKDIQSTTQTVFSPRGQVAIKPYWKNTNMLFRFSTGLYYQPPLYRELRNQQGTVIPDVKAQKSVHFVLGNDWSFNWTTKDGEKRPFKLTSEAYYKDLTDVNTYTLENVRIRYRANNNAEAFAYGLDVRLAGEFIKGTESWISLGYLRTEENLDDRGFIARPTDQRLKVAFLFQDYVPNIPNLKAYINMVYSSGLPGGSPSYADPYDFQFRLSDYFRSDLGIQYVLVDDKKKARAGSWLENFEELSIGAQIFNIFDRQNQISNLWVRDVASSAQYAVPVRLTPRVFNLRLIARL from the coding sequence TTGAAGAACTTCTTACTTTTCATCGCGTTACTTATAACCGGATTCTTACACGCACAAAATGCTGTCATTCAAGGAATTATTTTAAATGAAAATAATCAACCTATACCTAACGCGAGTATAAAGGTTGCTGGAACAACTATAGGAACCGCAACAGATGACACTGGATTTTACAGACTAGTAGTGCCAGCAAATCAAAAAATTACTATTGTTTTTAGTTCCATTTCTTATAAAACAGCGAGACAAAACTTTGAATTAGACGGTAGAGCCATTTTTGAATTTAATCCAGTCTTAAGTACAGTAATTGAGCAAATAGTAGAGGTTTACATCAGCAACACTAAAACAAGAGAGTTTGCAGGAATTATTAATATCAGCCCTACGGTCATAAAGACTATACCTGGCGCCCAACCTGGAGTAGAGAATTTATTAAAATCACTTCCTGGCGTTTCTTCTAACAATGAATTGAGTACTCAATACACCGTGCGCGGTGGTAATTTTGACGAAAACCTAGTTTACATCAATGAAATCGAAGTGTATAGACCATTTCTCATACGCAGCGGTCAGCAAGAAGGATTGAGTATTGTAAATTCAGATCTGGTGCGCAGTGTTGATTTCAGTGCTGGTGGATTTCAATCTAAATATGGAGATAAATTGAGCTCTGTTTTAGATATCAATTACCGTCGTCCTACAGAATTTGGCGCAGGAGTAGACGCAAGCTTTTTAGGTGTTAACGCATTTGTAGAAGGTACCGCTTTCGCGAAAGCCGCAACAGGAATACTAGGTGTGCGATACAGAAACAACAGTTTATTTGTAAATTCTAGAGAGACAGAGGCGATCACAAGACCAGTATTTGTAGATGCTCAAACCTATTTAACCTATGAAGTAAGTCCAAAATTTGAATTAAGTTTCTTAGGAAATATTGCCATCAACAGTTACGAATTTGAACCACTTACCTCACAAACTAACTTTGGTACCGTAGACGATGCACAAGCACTAATTATTAATTACGACGGTGGAGAAGACGATCAATATGAAACCTACTTTGGAGCTGTAAAAGCGAGCTACGATGTAAATGAAGCATTGAATTTGAGATTCATTTCAAGCGTTTACCACACTAAAGAGCAGGAGCATTTTGATATTTTGGGACGTTATAGAATAGGACGACCTAACACAAATATAGGTGGTGATGATCTAGGTGAAGTTGATTTTACTCGTGGAATAGGAAGTGAGTTAGACCATGGTCGTAATGATCTCGATGCATTAATTGTAAGTCTAGAACATAAAGGAACTTTAGAATTAAATCTAGACAAAAAAGAAAACGATCAGTTGGACTGGGGCATCAAGTTTAACTCAGAAGATATACGAGATCGCTTGAGAGAATATACGGTTATAGACAGCGCAGGTTTTAATGTAAGACCACCATCTGTACCTGCAAATGACCAGCCTTATTTTTCTTATGTTGCTCCTTTAGAATCCTTTGAATCTGCTAGAGCGGATAATGATGTTCAAGTAACGAGATTGCAAGCTTTTGCTCAATACAGCAGTCGTGGATATTTAGGTGATCATGAAGTGTACTGGAATGCAGGTGTGCGTTCTCACACGTGGAATGTGGATGGAAAAGATATTCAAAGCACCACACAAACGGTGTTTTCACCACGTGGACAAGTGGCGATAAAGCCTTACTGGAAGAATACTAATATGCTCTTTAGATTCTCCACAGGACTGTATTACCAGCCACCACTCTATCGTGAGTTGAGAAACCAGCAAGGAACGGTTATACCAGATGTCAAGGCACAGAAATCTGTTCATTTTGTGCTAGGTAACGACTGGAGTTTTAACTGGACCACAAAAGATGGTGAAAAAAGACCGTTTAAATTGACTAGTGAGGCTTACTACAAAGATTTAACTGATGTAAATACCTATACCTTAGAGAATGTAAGAATTAGGTATCGAGCAAATAACAATGCCGAAGCCTTTGCCTATGGGCTCGATGTGCGACTCGCAGGAGAATTTATAAAAGGTACAGAAAGCTGGATTTCATTAGGTTATTTAAGAACAGAAGAAAACCTTGATGATCGTGGTTTTATAGCACGCCCTACAGATCAACGATTAAAAGTTGCTTTCTTGTTTCAGGATTATGTTCCTAATATTCCTAATTTAAAAGCTTACATCAATATGGTTTACAGCTCTGGATTGCCTGGTGGCTCTCCTAGCTATGCAGACCCTTATGACTTTCAGTTTAGATTATCAGACTATTTCAGGTCAGACCTAGGTATTCAGTATGTTCTTGTGGACGATAAGAAAAAAGCAAGAGCAGGCAGCTGGCTAGAAAATTTTGAAGAGTTGTCCATAGGAGCTCAAATTTTCAACATCTTTGATCGTCAAAATCAAATTTCAAATCTTTGGGTAAGAGACGTAGCTTCTAGCGCTCAATATGCAGTTCCTGTGCGTTTAACACCACGAGTTTTTAACCTAAGACTTATTGCTCGATTGTAA
- a CDS encoding HYC_CC_PP family protein, giving the protein MFKALKNIGITIMAAIVLCSTLSFSVHKHFCGPFLKDVSVIVPSHGCGMETNNPKDLCKISIENSCCNDIVELVKGQEDLKLSLSNFDIDQQQFLIAFTYSYVSLFSGNHLEDPSYTTYSPPLVVRDIPVLHQSFLI; this is encoded by the coding sequence ATGTTTAAAGCGTTAAAAAATATAGGTATTACGATCATGGCAGCAATTGTGCTATGCTCTACCCTATCTTTTAGTGTACATAAACATTTTTGCGGGCCGTTTTTAAAAGATGTTTCTGTTATCGTTCCTTCTCATGGGTGTGGTATGGAAACAAATAATCCTAAAGACCTCTGTAAAATATCCATTGAAAATAGCTGTTGTAATGACATCGTAGAATTAGTAAAAGGTCAGGAAGATTTAAAACTGTCTCTTTCTAATTTTGATATCGATCAGCAACAATTTTTAATTGCCTTTACTTATTCTTATGTCTCTCTATTTTCTGGCAATCATTTAGAAGACCCATCTTATACAACCTACTCGCCACCTCTGGTCGTACGGGACATACCAGTATTGCACCAGTCTTTTCTTATCTAA
- a CDS encoding heavy metal translocating P-type ATPase has product MKQTYTISGMTCNGCRTDVEKRLQAVPDVLKATVTLENEQAVISMNSHIAIETFQKALPDKYDIQEKKNVFDNSAFAKAEPKKSKLEQLKPLFLILGYIVVATILLNYQREYWDEAMLDFMGMFYIVFSFFKMLDLKGFPESFRMYDPLAKVLPIYGWLYPFLETALGLMFLMRFEIEIALIATLVILGITTLGVTKTLLDKKSIQCACLGTALKLPMTEATFIENAIMILMAILMLLP; this is encoded by the coding sequence ATGAAACAAACTTATACTATATCTGGAATGACGTGCAACGGTTGTCGCACTGATGTGGAGAAAAGGCTTCAGGCAGTTCCAGATGTCTTGAAAGCAACAGTTACTTTAGAAAACGAGCAAGCGGTGATTTCTATGAACTCTCATATCGCAATAGAAACCTTTCAAAAAGCGTTGCCAGACAAGTACGATATTCAAGAAAAAAAGAATGTTTTTGATAATTCCGCTTTCGCGAAAGCGGAACCTAAAAAATCTAAGCTAGAACAGTTAAAACCATTGTTTTTAATACTGGGGTACATCGTTGTGGCCACCATTTTATTGAACTATCAGCGTGAATATTGGGATGAAGCTATGCTGGACTTTATGGGAATGTTTTACATCGTATTCAGCTTTTTCAAAATGTTGGATTTAAAAGGTTTTCCCGAATCGTTCAGAATGTACGATCCGCTGGCTAAGGTTTTACCTATTTATGGGTGGCTGTATCCTTTTCTCGAGACGGCTCTAGGGTTGATGTTTTTGATGCGTTTTGAAATAGAAATTGCGTTAATTGCTACTCTTGTGATTTTGGGAATCACGACCTTAGGAGTTACTAAAACATTACTTGATAAGAAGTCTATTCAATGTGCGTGTTTAGGAACTGCTCTTAAATTACCAATGACAGAAGCCACTTTTATAGAAAACGCTATTATGATTCTTATGGCTATCTTGATGTTACTCCCGTAA
- a CDS encoding NHL repeat-containing protein, giving the protein MKKFLYLIPIVIGIISCEEKETVSQEWQFKKVVQLDGINPIGIALDGNDVFLSDGDHNRVVKVNLDGEILFSMEDFERPMHIDFGEADMEITDKVSTSILKERALFIPEYGRDSIAVMRDNKRDYLIINDSLDAPAGISVYKNEIAIADFYTNRILYYNGKEWISFGKEGKALGDFYYPTDVQITSDKIYVADAYNNRGQVFDKSGKVLEQFGQDDNFNAATGIFVSDNEIFLTDFENNRIVVFGLDYNVKQILETNIHKPTDVIVMDQQLLITNYRKGELVIFKLGDTTAVDKSNTKEDHHHDDHDH; this is encoded by the coding sequence ATGAAGAAGTTTTTATACTTGATCCCGATAGTTATCGGGATCATTTCTTGTGAAGAGAAAGAGACTGTGTCACAAGAATGGCAATTTAAAAAAGTAGTTCAACTTGATGGTATTAACCCTATAGGTATCGCGCTCGACGGAAATGATGTTTTCTTAAGTGATGGTGATCACAATCGCGTCGTTAAAGTAAACTTAGATGGAGAAATTCTATTTTCCATGGAAGATTTTGAACGACCTATGCATATTGATTTCGGCGAGGCAGATATGGAGATAACCGACAAGGTTTCTACCTCAATCCTCAAGGAAAGAGCGCTTTTTATTCCAGAGTATGGACGCGATTCCATTGCTGTAATGAGAGATAATAAACGTGATTATCTTATAATTAATGACTCGCTTGACGCTCCTGCGGGAATAAGTGTATATAAAAATGAAATTGCTATTGCCGATTTCTATACCAACAGAATCCTTTATTATAATGGTAAGGAATGGATAAGCTTTGGTAAAGAAGGTAAGGCTTTAGGTGATTTTTATTATCCTACTGATGTGCAAATAACCTCTGATAAAATTTATGTTGCAGATGCGTATAATAATCGAGGACAAGTTTTTGATAAATCTGGAAAAGTTTTGGAACAGTTTGGTCAAGATGATAATTTTAATGCCGCAACTGGAATTTTTGTTTCAGACAACGAGATATTCTTAACCGATTTTGAAAACAATCGTATAGTAGTCTTTGGTTTAGATTATAATGTTAAGCAAATACTTGAAACTAACATTCATAAGCCTACCGACGTAATTGTAATGGACCAACAGTTGTTAATTACAAATTATCGTAAAGGTGAGCTTGTAATTTTTAAATTAGGTGATACAACAGCTGTTGATAAAAGCAATACAAAAGAAGATCACCATCATGATGATCACGATCATTAA
- a CDS encoding heavy-metal-associated domain-containing protein encodes MKQVTIILSIVIGLFAIVKADAQKNKDMDQFEVQVDGLGCPFCAYGLEKKFKEFKGIKNVAIDIETGDFSFSYPASKNLTMDAVVEQVKKAGYTPNLATITRANGTVETNAKETAAVEQENLMTSELYVNGKCGMCKARIEKTVSDLPGVASATWDVKTGMLTLDHDTSLTTKKAVAKAVANAGHDTATVKSDDATYDALPACCHYKRAI; translated from the coding sequence ATGAAACAAGTAACAATAATTTTAAGTATAGTAATTGGATTATTTGCAATTGTAAAAGCCGATGCACAGAAAAATAAAGATATGGATCAATTTGAGGTTCAAGTGGATGGATTAGGATGTCCTTTTTGTGCCTACGGATTAGAAAAAAAGTTCAAAGAATTTAAAGGGATCAAAAATGTAGCTATTGATATTGAAACTGGGGATTTCTCTTTCAGCTATCCTGCGAGTAAAAACTTAACTATGGACGCAGTTGTTGAGCAAGTTAAAAAAGCTGGTTACACGCCTAATCTCGCTACCATAACAAGAGCAAATGGTACGGTAGAAACTAACGCTAAAGAAACCGCGGCGGTAGAGCAAGAGAATCTAATGACTTCAGAACTTTATGTAAACGGTAAATGTGGTATGTGTAAAGCACGTATCGAGAAAACGGTAAGTGATTTACCAGGAGTAGCAAGTGCTACATGGGACGTGAAAACCGGTATGCTTACTCTAGATCATGATACAAGTTTAACGACTAAAAAAGCAGTAGCAAAAGCAGTAGCAAATGCTGGACACGATACCGCAACGGTAAAGTCTGACGATGCTACCTATGATGCCTTACCAGCATGTTGTCACTACAAAAGAGCGATATAA